In Corynebacterium guangdongense, one DNA window encodes the following:
- a CDS encoding phosphoribosyl-ATP diphosphatase yields the protein MKNFDSLFAELTAKVTERPEGSGTVDALDKGVHHIGKKVIEEAGEVWIAAEYQSDDELAEEISQLMYWTQVMMVKRGLTLDDIYKYL from the coding sequence GTGAAGAACTTTGACTCTCTGTTTGCCGAATTGACCGCCAAGGTTACCGAGCGCCCCGAGGGCTCCGGTACCGTCGACGCACTCGACAAGGGCGTGCATCATATCGGCAAGAAGGTCATCGAAGAGGCCGGTGAAGTGTGGATTGCCGCTGAGTACCAGTCCGACGATGAGCTCGCTGAAGAAATCAGTCAGCTGATGTACTGGACCCAGGTCATGATGGTCAAGCGTGGCCTGACCCTGGACGACATCTACAAGTACCTCTAA
- the aspA gene encoding aspartate ammonia-lyase, translating into MTEVAGTRTEEDLLGTLEVPSEAYYGIHTQRATNNFPISRTTINQLPDMIRGLAAAKKAAALANYRLRVLPKEKCDAIVWACDRIYYEGRAMNQFPIDVFQGGAGTSTNMNANEVVANLALEHLGYEKGRYDIINPNDDVNMSQSTNDAYPTGLRIGLYFALKRLSEELDELAQSFRAKGEEFKDVLKMGRTQLQDAVPMTLGSEFHGFASTLEEEEAVLRNAAMALLAVNMGATAIGTGVNTPPGYQEEVVKALGEVTGLNIKGAKDLIEATSDTGDYVHAHSAVKRAAIKLSKISNDLRLLSSGPRAGFNEINLPAMQAGSSIMPGKVNPVIPEVVNQVCFKVFGNDHTVTMAADAGQLQLNVMEPAIAQALFESIRFLTAASETLRSRCVDGITANENVTRGYVERSAGIVTYLNPFIGHHNGDLVVREVLETGRSVREIVLERKLLDVETLDRVLSKENLVNPTFAGKTYPEGPTN; encoded by the coding sequence ATGACTGAGGTAGCCGGCACCCGTACCGAGGAGGATCTCCTCGGCACGCTGGAGGTTCCGTCCGAGGCGTACTACGGAATCCACACCCAGCGCGCGACGAACAACTTCCCGATCTCACGCACCACCATCAACCAGCTTCCGGACATGATCCGTGGCCTGGCGGCCGCGAAAAAAGCCGCCGCGCTGGCGAATTACCGCCTGCGCGTGCTGCCCAAGGAAAAGTGTGACGCCATCGTCTGGGCGTGCGACCGTATCTACTACGAGGGCCGGGCGATGAACCAGTTCCCGATCGACGTCTTCCAGGGCGGTGCGGGCACCTCGACCAACATGAACGCCAACGAGGTCGTCGCCAACCTCGCCCTCGAGCACCTCGGGTACGAGAAGGGCCGCTACGACATCATCAACCCCAACGATGACGTCAACATGAGCCAGTCCACCAACGACGCCTACCCGACGGGTCTGCGCATCGGCCTGTACTTCGCGCTCAAGCGTCTCAGCGAGGAGCTCGATGAGCTCGCGCAGTCCTTCCGCGCCAAGGGCGAGGAGTTCAAGGACGTCCTCAAGATGGGCCGCACCCAGCTGCAGGACGCCGTCCCGATGACCCTCGGCTCCGAGTTCCACGGCTTCGCCAGCACGCTGGAGGAGGAGGAGGCCGTCCTGCGGAACGCGGCCATGGCCCTGCTCGCCGTCAACATGGGCGCGACCGCCATCGGCACTGGCGTCAACACACCGCCGGGCTACCAGGAGGAAGTGGTCAAGGCGCTCGGCGAGGTCACCGGGCTCAACATCAAGGGCGCGAAGGATCTCATCGAGGCGACCAGCGACACCGGGGACTACGTCCACGCCCACTCCGCCGTCAAGCGCGCGGCCATCAAACTCTCCAAGATCTCCAACGACCTGCGCCTGCTGTCCTCCGGACCGCGCGCCGGCTTCAACGAGATCAACCTCCCGGCGATGCAGGCGGGTTCCTCCATCATGCCGGGCAAGGTCAACCCGGTCATCCCGGAGGTCGTCAACCAGGTCTGCTTCAAGGTCTTCGGCAACGACCACACCGTGACCATGGCGGCAGACGCCGGTCAGCTGCAGCTCAACGTCATGGAGCCGGCGATCGCCCAGGCGCTGTTCGAGTCCATCCGCTTCCTCACCGCCGCCTCCGAGACCCTGCGCTCGCGTTGCGTCGACGGCATCACGGCGAATGAGAACGTCACCCGCGGTTACGTGGAGCGTTCCGCGGGCATCGTCACCTACCTCAACCCGTTCATCGGTCACCACAACGGTGACCTGGTGGTAAGGGAGGTGCTCGAGACCGGGCGCAGCGTCCGCGAGATCGTCCTGGAGCGCAAGCTCCTGGACGTTGAGACCCTGGACCGTGTGCTGTCGAAGGAGAACCTGGTCAACCCGACCTTCGCCGGCAAGACCTACCCGGAAGGTCCCACCAACTAA
- the hisG gene encoding ATP phosphoribosyltransferase: MITIAVPNKGALSEAAVAILKEAGYKGRREKELNIVDTVNDVEFFFLRPKDIAIYVANGQIDLGITGRDLAGDSLADVEEVLELGFGGSTFRFAAPKDETWTVQDLDGKRIATSYPNLVRTFLAEHGMSAEVTRLDGAVEISIKLGVADVIADVVSTGNTLRAHGLAPFGEPIVDSEAVVVKRADRELTDEDRRVLGRIRGILTAQNYLMIDYNVCRDDLAAAQAITPGLSGATVSPLSRENWVAVRAMVPRKEANHIMDELHAVGAQAILASELRIARI, encoded by the coding sequence ATGATCACCATCGCAGTCCCCAACAAGGGGGCGCTGTCCGAAGCCGCCGTCGCCATCCTCAAGGAGGCCGGTTACAAGGGCCGCCGGGAGAAGGAACTCAACATCGTCGACACCGTCAACGACGTGGAGTTCTTCTTCCTTCGCCCGAAGGACATCGCCATCTACGTCGCCAACGGTCAGATCGACCTGGGGATCACCGGCCGTGATCTCGCCGGAGACTCACTGGCGGACGTGGAGGAGGTCCTCGAGCTGGGCTTCGGCGGCTCCACCTTCCGCTTCGCCGCCCCGAAGGACGAGACCTGGACCGTGCAGGACCTCGACGGCAAGCGAATCGCCACCAGCTACCCCAACCTGGTGCGCACCTTCCTGGCCGAGCACGGCATGAGCGCCGAGGTCACCCGCCTCGACGGCGCCGTGGAAATCTCCATCAAGCTGGGCGTCGCCGACGTCATCGCCGACGTCGTTTCCACCGGCAACACCCTGCGCGCCCACGGGCTCGCCCCCTTCGGCGAACCGATCGTCGACTCGGAGGCGGTCGTCGTCAAGCGCGCGGACCGGGAGCTCACCGATGAGGACCGCCGCGTCCTCGGCCGCATCCGCGGCATCCTCACCGCGCAGAACTACCTGATGATCGACTACAACGTCTGCCGCGACGACCTCGCGGCCGCCCAGGCCATCACGCCGGGCCTGTCCGGCGCGACCGTGTCCCCGCTGTCGCGGGAGAACTGGGTCGCCGTCCGCGCGATGGTGCCACGCAAGGAAGCCAACCACATCATGGATGAGCTCCACGCAGTCGGCGCCCAGGCGATCCTCGCCTCGGAGCTGCGGATCGCCCGCATCTGA
- the mshC gene encoding cysteine--1-D-myo-inosityl 2-amino-2-deoxy-alpha-D-glucopyranoside ligase gives MHSWPEPVVPAVAGSPVPLKLYDSADEIIKPVDGSGLYVCGITPYDSTHLGHAATYVTFDVIHRVMRDNGTDVHYVQNITDVDDPLFERAERDGVDWRELGDSQIDLFRDDMAALAVIPPRDYIGAIESIDEVVDMVQKLLDAGAAYVVDDPEYPDVYASIGATADFGYESNYSRAQMEEFFAERGGDPERVGKRDPLDALLWRAHREGEPAWESPFGAGRPGWHIECSAIATNRLGDSFAIQGGGSDLKFPHHEFSAAHAEAAHDVERMANHYVHTGMIGLDGTKMSKSLGNLVFVHKLTAAGHDPSAIRLGIYADHYRQDRDWTQDLLEENEARLARWRRALATPGSLADAEDTVRQLRQRLADDLDTAGAVAVLDAWAERSAAAVDHEDEAADLIASATDALLGVRLRGF, from the coding sequence ATGCATTCCTGGCCTGAACCCGTTGTCCCCGCCGTTGCCGGCTCCCCGGTGCCACTGAAGCTGTACGACAGCGCTGATGAGATCATCAAGCCCGTCGACGGCTCCGGCCTTTACGTCTGCGGCATCACCCCGTACGACTCCACGCATCTGGGGCATGCGGCCACCTACGTCACCTTCGACGTCATCCACCGGGTGATGAGGGACAACGGGACCGACGTCCACTACGTCCAGAACATCACCGACGTCGACGATCCACTGTTCGAACGCGCGGAGCGCGACGGCGTCGACTGGCGGGAGCTGGGCGATTCCCAGATCGACCTGTTCCGCGACGACATGGCGGCGCTCGCCGTCATCCCGCCCCGCGACTACATCGGCGCGATCGAGTCCATCGACGAAGTCGTCGACATGGTGCAGAAGCTCCTCGACGCCGGCGCGGCCTACGTCGTCGACGACCCGGAGTACCCGGACGTCTACGCGTCCATCGGGGCGACCGCGGACTTCGGCTACGAGTCGAACTATTCCCGGGCGCAGATGGAGGAATTCTTCGCCGAGCGCGGCGGTGACCCGGAGCGCGTCGGCAAGCGGGATCCCCTCGACGCACTGCTGTGGCGCGCCCACCGGGAGGGGGAGCCGGCCTGGGAGTCCCCGTTCGGGGCGGGCCGCCCGGGCTGGCACATCGAGTGCTCGGCCATCGCGACCAACCGCCTGGGAGACTCCTTCGCCATCCAGGGCGGCGGTTCCGACCTGAAGTTCCCGCATCACGAGTTCTCCGCGGCGCACGCGGAAGCCGCTCACGATGTCGAGCGCATGGCCAACCACTACGTCCACACCGGCATGATCGGCCTGGACGGGACCAAGATGTCGAAGTCGCTGGGCAACCTCGTGTTCGTACACAAGCTCACCGCCGCCGGTCATGACCCCTCGGCGATCCGCCTGGGCATCTACGCGGACCACTACCGGCAGGACCGGGACTGGACCCAGGACCTGCTGGAGGAGAACGAGGCCCGCCTCGCCCGCTGGCGCCGGGCCCTGGCCACACCCGGCTCGCTTGCTGACGCCGAGGACACCGTCCGCCAGCTGCGTCAGCGCCTGGCCGACGACCTCGACACCGCGGGGGCGGTCGCGGTCCTCGACGCGTGGGCCGAACGCTCAGCCGCCGCCGTCGACCACGAGGATGAGGCCGCCGATCTCATCGCCTCCGCGACCGATGCGCTGCTTGGCGTGCGCTTGCGTGGATTTTGA
- a CDS encoding undecaprenyl-diphosphate phosphatase yields the protein MSWSQVIVLSIVQGLTEFLPVSSSGHLRIISELFWGQDAGASFTAVIQLGTEAAVLVYFAREIWQILTGWFRGLVNKDARGQDYRMGWMVIVGTIPVGLIGFLFQDLIRDQLRNLWVTATVLILFSFVFIAAEKFGKKQRTLEEMTMKDAIIMGLWQCLSLIPGVSRSGSTISGGLFLNIDREVATRFSFLLAIPAVLASGLFSLPDAFAPQAGQAATGPMLITGVIICFVLGYVSIAWLLKFVANHSFSWFAAYRIPAGLLVMLLLVLGVLQPY from the coding sequence ATGTCCTGGAGCCAGGTCATCGTCCTTTCCATCGTTCAGGGACTGACGGAGTTTCTTCCCGTCAGCTCCTCCGGGCACCTCCGCATCATTTCCGAGCTCTTCTGGGGCCAGGACGCCGGAGCCTCCTTCACCGCCGTGATCCAGCTGGGCACCGAGGCCGCGGTGCTGGTCTACTTCGCCCGGGAGATCTGGCAGATTCTCACCGGGTGGTTCCGGGGCCTGGTGAACAAGGACGCCCGCGGGCAGGATTACAGGATGGGCTGGATGGTCATCGTCGGCACCATCCCGGTGGGACTCATCGGCTTCCTGTTCCAGGATCTGATCCGTGACCAGTTACGCAACCTGTGGGTCACCGCCACGGTGCTGATCCTGTTCTCCTTCGTCTTCATCGCCGCCGAGAAGTTCGGCAAGAAGCAGCGCACCCTGGAGGAGATGACGATGAAGGACGCGATCATCATGGGCCTGTGGCAGTGTCTTTCCCTCATTCCGGGCGTCTCGCGCTCCGGCTCCACGATCTCGGGCGGGCTCTTCCTCAACATCGACCGGGAGGTCGCCACCCGCTTCAGCTTCCTGCTCGCCATTCCGGCAGTGCTGGCCTCGGGCCTGTTCTCGCTGCCCGACGCCTTCGCCCCCCAGGCCGGCCAGGCCGCCACGGGGCCGATGCTCATCACCGGTGTGATCATCTGTTTCGTCCTCGGTTACGTCTCGATCGCGTGGCTGCTGAAATTCGTCGCCAACCATTCCTTCTCCTGGTTCGCGGCCTACCGCATCCCGGCCGGCCTGCTCGTGATGCTCCTGCTGGTGCTCGGCGTTCTGCAGCCGTACTAG
- a CDS encoding HAD family hydrolase yields MPAAIFWDMDGTLVDSEPLWGIATFELSEKLGRRITPEVREKTVGGSFANTLSILSEWAGVDVEYSVERRWMYDRMAELMAGRLAPNPGVRELLAELRSADLPMLVTTNTERELADPSIDAVGREFFVDSITGDEVTRAKPYPDMYVEAARRVGRHPSECLVFEDSVAGMTAAAASGAKVIGLSDDPPAGVVPIRSLAGEIGFDGVSARTLGQWWASLTDREEL; encoded by the coding sequence CTGCCGGCGGCCATCTTCTGGGACATGGACGGCACGCTGGTCGATTCCGAGCCCCTCTGGGGCATCGCCACCTTCGAGCTCAGCGAGAAGCTCGGCCGTCGCATCACCCCCGAGGTCCGTGAGAAGACCGTGGGCGGCAGTTTCGCCAACACGTTGTCGATTCTGTCGGAGTGGGCGGGGGTGGACGTCGAGTACAGCGTCGAGCGTCGCTGGATGTACGACCGCATGGCCGAGCTCATGGCCGGTCGGCTCGCACCCAACCCGGGGGTGCGTGAGCTGCTCGCCGAGCTCAGGTCCGCCGACCTGCCGATGCTGGTGACCACCAACACCGAGCGTGAACTCGCCGACCCCTCCATCGACGCCGTCGGCCGGGAGTTCTTCGTCGACTCCATCACCGGTGACGAGGTCACCCGGGCTAAGCCCTACCCGGACATGTATGTGGAAGCCGCCCGCCGCGTCGGCAGGCACCCCTCGGAGTGCCTGGTCTTCGAGGACTCCGTCGCGGGCATGACGGCCGCCGCGGCGTCCGGGGCGAAGGTGATCGGACTGTCCGATGATCCCCCTGCGGGTGTAGTCCCGATCCGTTCTTTGGCGGGGGAGATCGGCTTTGACGGTGTCTCTGCGCGGACGCTGGGGCAGTGGTGGGCTAGTCTTACTGACCGTGAAGAACTTTGA